In one Desulfoferula mesophila genomic region, the following are encoded:
- a CDS encoding DNA polymerase III subunit chi: MDRVKVEYVNLRQARAGLEQAAARLAERHFSQGRKVLILAADPAQAELLDRALWSYEQNSFLPHARAGAPDQAREPVLIATDLANPNQATVLISAAPLGEMPCADFSHLIQLLPLEEGEGLQACRACYKALNQAGQVELTHTTSI; encoded by the coding sequence GTGGATCGCGTAAAGGTGGAATACGTCAACCTGCGCCAGGCCCGCGCCGGCTTGGAGCAGGCCGCCGCCCGGCTGGCTGAGCGCCACTTCTCCCAGGGCCGCAAGGTGTTGATCCTGGCGGCCGACCCGGCCCAGGCCGAGCTTTTGGACCGGGCCCTGTGGAGCTACGAGCAAAACTCCTTTTTGCCCCACGCCCGGGCCGGAGCCCCGGACCAGGCCCGGGAGCCCGTCCTCATCGCCACCGACCTGGCCAACCCCAACCAGGCCACGGTGCTCATCAGCGCCGCGCCCCTGGGGGAGATGCCCTGCGCCGATTTCAGCCATCTTATCCAGCTATTACCCCTGGAAGAAGGGGAGGGGTTGCAGGCCTGCCGCGCCTGCTACAAGGCTCTGAATCAGGCGGGGCAGGTGGAGCTTACCCACACCACCAGTATTTAG
- a CDS encoding 30S ribosomal protein bS22, translated as MGSVIKKRRKKIRKHKHRKLLKSTRHQRRK; from the coding sequence ATGGGTTCTGTGATCAAAAAGCGGCGTAAGAAGATCCGCAAGCATAAGCATCGCAAGCTGCTCAAGTCCACGCGTCACCAGCGCCGCAAGTAG
- a CDS encoding lytic transglycosylase domain-containing protein, whose product MSSLKHHTSRLTLLAIAAGISGLAGIMFLEPAPRVTVSGSVSWQGVDPAAAANQRVTLVLPLRQRQRAVWPLAREAARKHGLEPALLMAVIQTESRFLPQARSPRGAMGLMQITPTTARHLKLTHPMDPQANLDAGAGYLAQLYRNHQGDLRLALAAYNAGPGRVAEAGGIPDIPETRQYVDTVLENLDLFRARYSALAKF is encoded by the coding sequence ATGTCATCCCTGAAGCACCATACATCCCGCCTGACCCTGCTGGCCATCGCGGCCGGTATAAGCGGTTTGGCCGGGATAATGTTTTTAGAGCCCGCTCCCCGGGTGACGGTGTCGGGCTCCGTCTCCTGGCAGGGGGTCGATCCGGCGGCGGCGGCCAACCAAAGGGTAACCCTGGTGCTGCCCCTGCGCCAACGCCAGCGCGCCGTGTGGCCTCTGGCCCGCGAGGCCGCGCGCAAGCACGGCCTGGAGCCCGCCCTGCTCATGGCCGTTATCCAGACCGAAAGCCGCTTCCTGCCCCAGGCCCGCAGCCCGCGCGGGGCCATGGGCCTCATGCAGATCACCCCGACCACCGCCCGCCATCTCAAGCTGACCCACCCCATGGACCCCCAGGCCAACCTGGACGCCGGAGCGGGCTATCTGGCCCAGCTATACCGGAACCACCAGGGCGACCTGCGCCTGGCCCTGGCCGCCTACAACGCCGGGCCGGGCAGGGTGGCCGAGGCGGGAGGCATCCCCGACATCCCCGAAACCCGCCAATACGTGGACACGGTTCTCGAAAACCTGGACCTTTTCCGGGCCAGGTACTCCGCCCTCGCCAAATTCTAG
- a CDS encoding purine-nucleoside phosphorylase, producing MSYQKDVTGAADYLKNALPRGFRPQVALTLGTGLSGLGQAIEEATRVPYGSIPGFPVSTVDSHAGELVLGRLAGRPVAALAGRFHLYEGYSARRLTLPIRALALLGVEAFLVTCAAGGLDLAMESGRVMLIREHINLTGENPLVGPNVEAWGERFPDMSQVYDPRLLELARAAARQGGVTMYEGVYAGLKGPSMETPAETRMLRILGADAVGMSTVLEVIAARHMGLRVLGLAAISNVNDPEEMQPAPLELVIANAGKAGEDMSRIIMGVLGTM from the coding sequence ATGAGTTATCAAAAAGACGTGACCGGGGCGGCGGACTATCTGAAAAACGCCCTGCCCCGAGGCTTCAGGCCCCAGGTGGCCCTCACCCTGGGCACCGGCCTGAGCGGTCTGGGCCAGGCCATCGAGGAGGCCACCCGGGTGCCCTACGGGAGCATCCCCGGCTTTCCCGTCTCCACGGTGGACAGCCACGCCGGGGAGCTGGTGCTGGGGCGTTTGGCCGGCCGGCCGGTGGCCGCCCTGGCCGGGCGCTTCCACCTCTACGAAGGCTACAGCGCCCGGCGGCTCACTCTGCCCATTCGGGCCTTGGCCCTCTTGGGGGTGGAGGCCTTCCTGGTCACCTGCGCCGCCGGGGGGCTGGATTTGGCCATGGAATCGGGCCGGGTGATGCTCATTCGCGAACACATCAACCTTACCGGTGAAAACCCCCTGGTCGGACCCAACGTGGAGGCCTGGGGCGAGCGCTTCCCGGACATGAGCCAGGTCTACGACCCCCGGCTTTTGGAGCTGGCCCGGGCCGCGGCCCGCCAGGGGGGCGTCACCATGTACGAGGGGGTTTACGCGGGGCTAAAGGGGCCCAGCATGGAGACCCCGGCCGAGACCCGCATGCTGCGCATCCTGGGGGCCGACGCGGTGGGCATGTCCACCGTCTTGGAAGTCATCGCCGCCCGCCACATGGGCCTCAGGGTCCTGGGCCTGGCGGCCATCAGCAACGTCAACGATCCCGAGGAGATGCAGCCCGCCCCCCTGGAGCTGGTCATCGCCAACGCGGGCAAGGCCGGGGAGGACATGAGCCGGATCATCATGGGGGTGCTGGGGACAATGTAA
- a CDS encoding universal stress protein translates to MEKKILVAVDGSPAALKAVDYVGLMEGALIRDLRVTLLFIMSPIPPYLRREGQRNPESFKRLRELESRNRKQAAQVLDKCAERLVRHGLDPEAVEKKPLPRSSDAARDILFEAEQGLYDALVMGRRGISKTQELFVGSVTNKIVQHAERLPLWVVGGQVTSHKVLCPVDGSEGSLKAVDHLAFMLGENPECKVTLLHVGASLGNYCTLDFVETELAEDIEEDIMHSDAQCMDDFYARALKVLDQAGLSPDQVETKTIEGGLSVPGAILDEVKKGDYGTVVLGRRGESRSFFLGHVSDKVMSKAKDVAVWMVG, encoded by the coding sequence GTGGAGAAAAAAATCCTGGTGGCGGTGGACGGATCTCCCGCGGCCCTCAAGGCGGTTGACTACGTGGGGCTGATGGAGGGCGCCTTGATCCGCGACCTCAGGGTCACCTTGCTGTTCATCATGAGCCCCATTCCGCCCTATCTGCGCCGGGAGGGCCAGCGCAACCCCGAATCCTTCAAACGCCTGCGCGAGCTGGAGAGTCGCAACCGCAAGCAGGCGGCCCAGGTGCTGGACAAGTGCGCCGAGCGCCTGGTGCGCCACGGCCTGGACCCAGAGGCGGTGGAGAAAAAACCCCTGCCCCGCAGCAGCGACGCGGCCCGCGACATCCTCTTCGAGGCCGAGCAGGGGCTCTACGACGCCCTGGTTATGGGCCGCCGGGGCATCTCCAAGACCCAGGAGCTGTTCGTGGGCAGCGTGACCAACAAGATCGTACAGCACGCCGAGCGCCTGCCCCTGTGGGTGGTGGGCGGCCAGGTGACCAGCCACAAGGTTCTCTGTCCGGTGGACGGCAGCGAAGGCTCGCTCAAGGCGGTGGACCACCTGGCCTTCATGCTGGGGGAAAACCCCGAGTGCAAGGTAACCCTCCTGCACGTGGGGGCCTCCCTGGGCAACTACTGCACCCTGGATTTCGTGGAGACCGAGCTGGCCGAGGACATAGAGGAGGACATCATGCACTCCGACGCCCAGTGCATGGACGACTTCTACGCCCGGGCCCTCAAGGTGCTGGACCAGGCGGGCCTGAGCCCCGACCAGGTGGAGACCAAGACCATCGAGGGCGGCCTGTCGGTGCCCGGGGCCATCCTGGACGAGGTCAAAAAGGGCGACTACGGCACCGTGGTCCTAGGCCGCCGGGGGGAGAGCCGCTCGTTTTTCCTGGGCCACGTCAGCGACAAGGTCATGTCCAAGGCCAAGGACGTGGCCGTTTGGATGGTGGGCTAG